A single genomic interval of Hydractinia symbiolongicarpus strain clone_291-10 chromosome 8, HSymV2.1, whole genome shotgun sequence harbors:
- the LOC130655155 gene encoding uncharacterized protein LOC130655155: MSFYFTFLTLLFFVHTTVANIETPFKDAENAMKYLKNHLTALTQQVMLQQFFVEQRVRSEGQSGLKLVRQRRGGAKNYFTETHTGYSAAAIHDHANNIRTVGMGEFTAVLNGIEFKTRHNDYSLKMPHRSDKTYGATEEVPFPDVPPEVTKKPTIDEQITEMREWFKAWRDQDHSKRDYRKYFKPTLCYLEGSWTTSGQKIEEPFTSDRHFVDAATWMELHEKSRFVSYTGTKSLLENLSFLPTKIIGLLNESVPVFSQWNYRILCHPLKKDVPLRRLRVVEDLSSRMMSGYNIYRHMHSRAARFQFNVKDEKNFYERPVSQRGFLDELMEEIPGKDNYQAKLNDEGLDTDVMNDNMTKKDVSRYHRWYRVAGRDAMGTANIHRGYSDDFLFAAMNTQPKVAGVKIRKCKNKWKKDTCYDLEQKWSYAIPLELIYLTPLSKWNPYKLKYHGDHTKSRTIAQANGRFGDCKQGAKKELNGTTSKLYYITPNEFYAGGHVGRTGADTSRGLTCVLDQKGVSRKVRASGTHVFLPYITDVGVLRQRYPIFPVHGEGSSVWKELNALRDVVMNDLEHMKWSSSEIEKTKDSNDTELTMGASRSTKTTQHTHIVELTPQEVLQCKGGQDIYKSSSLANNHQHDLRIRWNKTNQQYFYVQCDEKWSCWDGHHKYFTIVELDEDAGV; the protein is encoded by the exons ATGTCTTTCTACTTTACGTTCCTAACTCTTCTGTTTTTCGTGCACACAACTGTTGCAAATATCGAGACACCATTCAAGGATGCCGAAAATGCCatgaaatatctaaaaaatcaCTTGACCGCATTGACGCAACAAGTCATGTTGCAGCAGTTCTTTGTGGAACAAAGAGTCCGCTCCGAAGGTCAAAGTGGATTGAAGCTAGTCCGTCAAAGAAGAGGTGGTGCCAAGAATTATTTCACGGAGACACACACCGGGTACTCCGCTGCCGCCATACACGATCATGCTAACAACATTCGCACTGTAGGGATGGGGGAGTTTACTGCTGTCTTGAACGGCATCGAATTTAAAACTCGCCATAATGATTACAGTCTGAAAATGCCTCACCGAAGCGACAAAACGTATGGTGCCACAGAAGAAGTTCCGTTCCCTGATGTTCCCCCTGAGGTCACGAAAAAGCCTACCATTGATGAACAGATCACAGAAATGAGAGAATGGTTCAAAGCATGGAGAGATCAGGATCATTCCAAAAGGGATTACAGAAAGTATTTTAAACCAACTTTGTGTTATCTGGAAGGCTCGTGGACAACTTCTGGCCAAAAAATTGAAGAACCATTCACAAGTGATCGACATTTTGTTGATGCAGCAACTTGGATGGAGCTTCATGAGAAGTCAAGATTTGTGTCGTACACCGGAACCAAAAGCTTGCTCGAGAACCTCTCTTTTCTACCAACAAAGATCATTGGATTATTAAATGAATCTGTGCCAGTTTTCTCTCAATGGAACTATCGCATCTTATGTCACCCGCTCAAAAAAGATGTTCCGTTGAGACGGTTACGTGTGGTGGAAGATTTGAGCTCTAGAATGATGAGCGGGTATAACATTTATCGACATATGCATTCAAGAGCTGCGAGATTTCAATTCAATGTAAAAGACGAGAAAAATTTTTACGAGCGACCCGTATCGCAAAGAGGTTTCCTAGATGAACTTATGGAAGAAATTCCAGGGAAAGATAATTATCAAG CTAAGTTGAACGATGAAGGATTAGACACAGATGTTATGAACGATAACATGACAAAAAAAGATGTTTCAAGGTATCATAGATGGTATCGTGTGGCTGGTAGAGACGCCATGGGAACGGCAAACATCCATCGTGGATACTCAGATGATTTCCTCTTCGCTGCTATGAATACGCAACCAAAAGTTGCCGGCGTGAAAATAAGAAAGTGCAAAAACAAGTGGAAAAAGGATACTTGTTATGATCTGGAACAAAAGTGGTCATATGCGATACCATTAGAACTGATTTACCTCACGCCTCTATCAAAGTGGAACCCCTACAAATTAAAGTATCATGGCGATCATACAAAATCGCGCACCATTGCTCAAGCAAATGGACGTTTTGGGGATTGTAAGCAGGGCGCGAAAAAAGAACTGAATGGCACCACAAGTAAGCTGTATTATATCACTCCGAATGAATTTTATGCTGGTGGACATGTTGGACGAACTGGTGCTGATACATCAAGAGGATTGACCTGTGTGTTGGATCAAAAGGGCGTGTCTAGAAAGGTGCGAGCGTCTGGAACTCACGTGTTTTTGCCCTACATTACAGATGTTGGTGTCCTCAGACAACGCTACCCAATTTTTCCCGTGCATGGCGAAGGCTCGTCTGTTTGGAAAGAATTGAACGCTTTAAGAGATGTGGTTATGAATGATTTAGAGCACATGAAATGGTCAAGTAGCGAAATCGAGAAAACGAAAGATTCGAATGATACGGAATTAACGATGGGCGCATCAAGATCAACAAAGACAACTCAGCATACCCATATTGTTGAGCTTACTCCGCAAGAAGTTTTACAATGTAAGGGTGGCCAGGATATCTACAAGTCGTCGTCTCTTGCTAATAACCATCAACATGACTTGAGAATCCGTTGGAATAAAACCAAccagcaatatttttatgttcAGTGTGACGAAAAGTGGAGCTGCTGGGATGGTCATCATAAGTATTTCACAATTGTGGAACTAGATGAGGATGCTGGAGTATGA
- the LOC130655724 gene encoding C-Jun-amino-terminal kinase-interacting protein 1-like, translating to MMLNQASIKVQDADPEKNHSPKIGLQKTQSFDSASLKKKKGSKSPGTARRLLPSTPSFLKNNKEISKSTDDVKCEPEKHESLTAKFKYNSLPRRKKDSKSRSAGSSTFYTTDQKPSPQEQRRDSQNETIKEVSETSNNGYQTMKRKESKESKTQENGHEKQTHVALYKFYARHKDELPFIDGDPIQVIKMFDDLWYEGINLATGKQGVFPCRYVADIMLREISSGIEEPSDHRQFQMRFLGSVEVLDCKGDEVLCYAIAKVVNQRSMLSTSNPPSCFLQVSTRGIRICMIENDNNQDIDRKAKKGKTIEKYTINEEASHHFALKNVTFCGNHPKDRRYFGFITKHPDEYRFACHIFMSKYSTDEVAKVVGNCFDTFYEKYLEYRAPTEDLYIE from the exons ATGATGTTAAACCAAGCTTCAATTAAAGTTCAAGATGCAGACCCTGAAAAAAACCACTCACCAAAAATTGGTCTTCAAAAAACACAATCATTTGATTCAGCTtcgttaaaaaagaaaaaaggatcAAAGAGTCCAGGGACAGCCAGGCGACTATTACCATCCACTCCaagttttttaaagaacaataaagaaataagtaAAAGTACAGATGATGTTAAATGTGAACCTGAAAAACATGAGAGCTTGACAGCAAAGTTTAAATATAACAGTTTACCTCGTCGGAAAAAAGACAGTAAATCACGTAGTGCTGGTTCGTCAACATTTTATACAACAGATCAAAAACCCAGCCCACAGGAGCAAAGGAGAGACTCACAAAATGagacaataaaagaagtttcagaaACAAGTAATAATGGTTATCAAACAATGAAACGAAAAGAGTCTAAAGAAtctaaaacacaagaaaatggtCATGAGAAACAAACGCATGTTGCGCTGTATAAGTTTTATGCAAGGCATAAAGATGAACTTCCTTTTATAGATGGTGATCCTATACAAGTTATAAAAATGTTTGATGATTTATGGTACGAAGGAATAAATCTTGCAACTGGAAAACAAGGTGTTTTTCCCTGTCGCTATGTTGCTGACATAATGTTACGTGAGATATCATCAG GGATAGAGGAACCCTCGGATCACAGGCAATTTCAAATGAG gTTTCTTGGTTCAGTTGAAGTTCTTGACTGTAAAGGTGATGAGGTCTTATGCTATGCTATTGCAAAG gttgTCAATCAAAGAAGTATGCTTTCAACATCAAATCCGCCCTCTTGCTTTCTGCAAGTCAGCACAAGGGGGATAAGAATCTGCATGATAGAAAACGACAATAATCAAGACATTGACCGAAaagcaaaaaaaggaaaaactatCGAAAAATAT ACTATAAACGAAGAAGCGTCGCACCATTTTGCGTTAAAGAACGTCACGTTTTGTGGAAACCACCCGAAAGACAGAAG gtaTTTTGGTTTTATTACGAAACATCCGGATGAGTACAGATTTGCGTGTCATATTTTTATGTCAAAATACTCCACGGACGAAGTGGCAAAGGTTGTAGG AAACTGCTTCGACACGTTTTACGAAAAATATCTCGAATACAGGGCTCCAACAGAAGATCTTTATAttgaatag